From Triticum aestivum cultivar Chinese Spring chromosome 4A, IWGSC CS RefSeq v2.1, whole genome shotgun sequence, a single genomic window includes:
- the LOC123086517 gene encoding cyclin-T1-3, protein MDIMQTSDSSQYGVVENSPYRFPYNKRVEDGNLGASWYFSRKEIEENSLSRRDGISLKKESFLRKSYCTFLQDLGVRLKVPPVTIATAIVFCHRFFLRQSHAKNDRLTAATVCMFLAGKVEETPIPLKDVILISYEIIHKKDPGAVARIKQKEVYEQQKKLLLIGERAVLVTLDFDFNVHHPYKPLVEAIKKLKIAQKELAQVAWSFVNDGLCTSLCLQFKPQHIAAGAIFLAAKFLKVKLPADGEKVWWQDFDVTPWQLEEVSNQMMELYGPPPSQGNDTKSSSAGLANQHALEKAPGAAEEPPAHKNHSASRQPSLPDCHGHSQHNPERQGSNQRIAQTEERDGTATSNEGLNTSPSAMDAVEKINKDHQNVAHTAEDTEEGGLCHSLEPGNPKRKEHRSHDHSGERDLKRLRS, encoded by the exons ATGGATATCATGCAGACAAGTGATTCTTCCCAATATGGAGTTGTAGAAAACAGCCCATATAGATTTCCCTATAATAAACGTGTGGAAGATGGCAACCTTGGTGCTTCGTGGTATTTTAGTagaaaagaaatagaggagaattccCTTTCAAGAAGAGATGGCATTAGTCTGAAGAAGGAGTCTTTCCTTCGCAAGTCATACTGCACTTTTCTTCAAGATCTGGGAGTGAGGCTTAAAGT GCCTCCAGTGACAATTGCTACAGCTATTGTATTCTGTCATCGTTTTTTCCTTCGACAATCTCATGCCAAAAATGATAGACTG ACAGCAGCCACAGTTTGCATGTTCTTGGCGGGTAAAGTTGAAGAAACACCCATACCCCTGAAGGATGTCATACTAATTTCTTATGAGATCATCCACAAAAAGGATCCTGGTGCTGTTGCTCGAATTAAGCAAAAG GAAGTCTATGAACAACAGAAGAAACTTCTTTTAATTGGGGAGCGTGCTGTGCTTGTAACACTTGATTTTGACTTCAATGTGCATCACCCATACAAGCCCTTGGTTGAAGCAATAAAAAAACTCAAGATTGCTCAAAAGGAACTTGCTCAAGTTGCCTGGAGTTTTGTCAATGATGG GCTGTGTACATCTCTTTGCCTGCAATTTAAGCCCCAACATATTGCGGCCGGCGCAATCTTCCTTGCTGCAAAGTTCCTTAAAGTCAAGCTTCCAGCAGATGGTGAGAAGGTCTGGTGGCAAGATTTTGATGTAACCCCGTGGCAGTTGGAAG AGGTTAGCAACCAAATGATGGAGCTCTATGGGCCACCACCGTCTCAAGGGAATGATACTAAAAGCAGCTCTGCAGGTTTAGCCAATCAACATGCCCTGGAGAAAGCTCCTGGAGCTGCTGAGGAGCCTCCTGCGCATAAAAATCATTCAGCATCCAGACAACCGAGCTTGCCAGACTGCCATGGGCATAGCCAGCATAACCCTGAAAGGCAAGGCTCAAACCAGAGGATAGCACAAACCGAAGAGAGGGATGGCACTGCCACTAGCAATGAAGGCCTCAATACGTCGCCATCAGCGATGGATGCAGTGGAAAAGATAAACAAGGATCATCAGAACGTCGCTCACACGGCAGAGGACACCGAGGAGGGCGGGCTGTGCCATTCTCTCGAGCCCGGCAATCCAAAGCGGAAGGAGCACAGGAGCCACGATCACAGCGGCGAGAGGGACCTTAAGAGGTTGAGGTCATAA
- the LOC123086518 gene encoding NDR1/HIN1-like protein 1 has translation MGKDCGNHGEDDIRRTCRRFLAFLFFLALIVAVIALIVYLVLRPTHPRFYLQDASLRQLDVLTANASAAAGVLSTVLQVTVASRNPNDRVGVYYDRLDVYASYKYQQITLASALPPVYQGHGDVEVWSPVLSGPNVPFAPYLADALAKDVQAGYLILQVKIDGRVRWKVGSWISGHYHIFATCPAFLVGAGGNGAPGASGLRFQTATYCHVEV, from the coding sequence ATGGGCAAGGACTGCGGCAACCACGGCGAGGACGACATCCGGCGCACGTGCCGGCGCTTcctggccttcctcttcttcctggccctcatcgtcgccgtcatcgcccTCATCGTCTACCTCGTCCTCCGCCCCACGCACCCGCGCTTCTACCTCCAGGACGCCTCGCTCCGGCAGCTGGACGTGCTCACCGCCaacgcctccgccgccgcgggTGTGCTCTCCACCGTGCTCCAGGTCACCGTCGCCTCCCGCAACCCCAACGACCGCGTCGGCGTCTACTACGACCGCCTCGACGTCTACGCCTCCTACAAGTACCAGCAGATCACGCTGGCCTCCGCGCTCCCGCCGGTGTACCAGGGCCACGGCGACGTCGAGGTGTGGTCGCCGGTGCTCTCCGGCCCGAACGTCCCCTTCGCGCCCTACCTCGCCGACGCGCTCGCCAAGGACGTCCAGGCCGGGTACCTCATCCTCCAGGTAAAGATCGACGGCCGCGTCCGGTGGAAGGTGGGCAGCTGGATCTCCGGCCACTACCACATCTTCGCGACCTGCCCCGCCTTCCTCGTCGGCGCCGGCGGCAACGGCGCGCCGGGGGCCAGCGGGCTCAGGTTCCAGACCGCCACCTACTGCCACGTCGAGGTCTAG